From the Microbacterium sp. W4I4 genome, one window contains:
- a CDS encoding M18 family aminopeptidase — MPVSSAALAHASDLADFVAASPSSYHAAEEVARRLEDAGFTRLDETDAWPTQPGGRFVVVRDGAAIGWVVPTDAAATTPVHVLGAHTDSPGFKLKPKASTGSHGWLQAAVEVYGGPLLNSWLDRELRLAGRLALADGRVVLAATGALLRLPQLAIHLDRGVNDGLSLDKQTGTQPVWGLGDAASADILAELAAAAGVEVAEIRGYDAVVADAARGAVFGKDDAFFASGRLDDLASVHAGVVALIEAAGPSTGSGTQAPGVIPILAAFDHEELGSASRSGAAGPFLEDVLARLYSGLGADADEQRRALAASWHVSSDVGHSVHPNFAHKHDPVVQPVLGSGPILKINANQRYATDAVGAAAWSGWCEQAGVSSQEFVSNNAVPCGSTIGPITATRLGIRTVDVGIPILSMHSARELAGVSDLHDLSRVARAFFAG, encoded by the coding sequence ATGCCCGTCAGCTCTGCCGCCCTCGCCCACGCCTCCGATCTCGCGGACTTCGTCGCCGCCTCGCCGTCGAGCTATCACGCCGCGGAGGAGGTCGCCCGCAGGCTCGAGGATGCCGGGTTCACCCGTCTCGACGAGACCGACGCCTGGCCGACGCAGCCGGGCGGACGCTTCGTCGTCGTGCGCGACGGCGCGGCGATCGGCTGGGTCGTTCCGACGGATGCCGCGGCGACCACACCCGTGCACGTGCTGGGCGCGCACACCGACTCCCCCGGCTTCAAGCTCAAGCCGAAGGCGAGCACCGGTTCCCACGGGTGGCTGCAGGCGGCGGTCGAGGTCTACGGCGGACCCCTGCTGAACTCCTGGCTCGACCGGGAGCTGCGTCTGGCCGGGCGCCTGGCCCTGGCGGACGGCCGGGTCGTGTTGGCGGCGACCGGGGCGCTGCTGCGCCTGCCGCAGCTGGCGATCCATCTGGACCGCGGAGTCAACGACGGACTCTCCCTCGACAAGCAGACCGGCACGCAGCCGGTGTGGGGGCTGGGAGATGCGGCATCCGCCGACATCCTCGCCGAGCTCGCCGCAGCCGCCGGCGTCGAGGTCGCCGAGATCCGCGGCTATGACGCGGTGGTGGCGGATGCCGCCCGCGGTGCTGTGTTCGGCAAGGACGACGCGTTCTTCGCCTCGGGCCGGCTCGACGACCTGGCCTCGGTGCACGCCGGCGTGGTCGCACTGATCGAGGCTGCCGGCCCTTCGACGGGCTCAGGGACCCAGGCGCCGGGCGTCATTCCGATCCTGGCCGCCTTCGACCACGAGGAACTCGGCTCGGCGTCGCGCTCGGGAGCTGCCGGACCGTTCCTCGAAGATGTCCTGGCCCGGCTGTACTCCGGTCTCGGAGCGGATGCGGACGAGCAGCGCCGCGCGCTCGCGGCCTCATGGCACGTCTCCAGCGACGTGGGCCACTCGGTGCACCCCAACTTCGCGCACAAGCACGACCCGGTCGTGCAGCCGGTACTCGGCTCGGGTCCGATCCTGAAGATCAACGCCAACCAGCGCTACGCGACGGATGCCGTCGGCGCCGCCGCCTGGTCGGGCTGGTGCGAGCAGGCGGGGGTCTCCTCGCAGGAGTTCGTGTCGAACAACGCGGTGCCGTGCGGCTCGACGATCGGCCCGATCACGGCGACGCGTCTCGGCATCCGCACGGTGGATGTCGGCATCCCGATCCTGTCGATGCACTCGGCCCGTGAGCTCGCCGGAGTCAGCGACCTGCACGACCTCTCGCGCGTCGCCCGCGCGTTCTTCGCCGGCTGA
- a CDS encoding response regulator transcription factor yields the protein MPDIRVLIVDDDPLVRSALSHFVARGPEIEVVGQADNGIEAIAFLERQSVDVVMMDVQMPEMNGIQATAAISERWPDVRILAVTTLDGSDTVLPMLSAGASGYLLKDSSAEIILDGVREVHSGASSLSPRIAAMLVNHVRDTAPAHGAAEALEPLTDREAEVLDRLARGMSNLEIAQSLIVSEGTVKAHLGRIMSKWHVRDRVQILVAAAHAGLVDFH from the coding sequence ATGCCGGACATCCGCGTTCTCATCGTCGACGACGACCCACTGGTGCGCTCGGCGCTCTCGCACTTCGTCGCGCGCGGGCCGGAGATCGAAGTCGTGGGGCAGGCCGACAACGGGATCGAGGCAATCGCCTTCCTCGAGCGCCAGAGCGTCGACGTGGTGATGATGGACGTGCAGATGCCTGAGATGAACGGCATCCAGGCCACCGCCGCCATCAGCGAGCGCTGGCCCGACGTCCGAATCCTCGCCGTGACCACCCTCGACGGCAGCGACACCGTGCTGCCGATGCTGAGCGCCGGGGCATCCGGCTATCTGCTCAAGGACTCCAGCGCCGAGATCATCCTCGACGGCGTCCGCGAAGTCCACAGCGGCGCGAGCTCCCTCTCGCCGCGCATCGCCGCGATGCTCGTCAACCATGTGCGCGACACGGCGCCGGCTCACGGTGCGGCCGAGGCATTGGAGCCGCTGACGGACCGTGAGGCCGAGGTGCTCGATCGTCTCGCCCGAGGCATGTCCAACCTCGAGATCGCGCAATCGCTGATCGTCTCCGAGGGCACGGTCAAGGCGCATCTCGGCCGCATCATGTCGAAGTGGCACGTGCGCGATCGGGTGCAGATCCTCGTCGCCGCCGCGCACGCGGGGCTCGTCGACTTCCACTGA
- a CDS encoding sensor histidine kinase, translated as MSFGLAAREDSGTLRLTRGEKLSSIERIALLVGIGIFIAIDVVGIFMVPSDNVASSILSISATAVFTLYLWSPVTATAVLGVVFALSFFAGTDTSVLLAGTVAAGMVMRLGSTALVLAYAGGFLVATAVVAYGDPAVPVNVGIYLLIAAIAGAVGFTLRLASDRGHSLEKRLAESAEQERQAVLAERRWIAGELHDSIAHHLTVVALHVQMLDDPVSLPGSQEAIRVAARKAMADLRFVIELADDGPRTRGMQAGDLTQAIDEARSEIASAGHVVRVDGDAGDERIPRVAEIAFARIVRESATNILKHAGPGEVDICLQVDDELVELTITSPLPDTPRRDLPSSGTGLNRMAERVLGASGEFSAGAGDGQWQVLARLPLS; from the coding sequence ATGTCCTTCGGTCTGGCTGCCAGGGAAGACTCCGGCACACTTCGCCTGACTCGAGGCGAGAAGCTCAGCTCCATCGAGCGGATCGCGCTCCTGGTGGGCATCGGCATCTTCATCGCCATCGACGTCGTCGGGATCTTCATGGTCCCTTCAGACAACGTCGCTTCCTCGATTCTGAGCATCTCGGCCACCGCGGTGTTCACCCTTTATCTCTGGTCCCCGGTCACCGCGACAGCCGTGCTGGGGGTCGTGTTCGCCCTCTCCTTCTTCGCCGGCACTGATACGTCTGTGCTGCTCGCCGGAACCGTCGCCGCCGGAATGGTCATGCGTCTGGGTTCCACAGCGCTGGTCCTCGCGTACGCGGGCGGCTTCCTCGTCGCCACCGCCGTCGTCGCATACGGTGACCCCGCGGTCCCCGTCAATGTCGGCATCTATCTGCTCATCGCAGCCATCGCCGGCGCCGTCGGCTTCACACTGCGACTGGCGTCCGATCGGGGTCATAGTCTCGAGAAGCGGCTCGCCGAGAGCGCCGAGCAGGAACGTCAAGCCGTCCTCGCCGAGCGGCGCTGGATCGCCGGCGAACTGCACGACAGCATCGCCCACCACCTGACGGTCGTGGCGCTGCACGTGCAGATGCTCGACGATCCGGTCTCCCTCCCGGGATCGCAGGAAGCGATCCGCGTCGCGGCGCGCAAGGCCATGGCAGACCTCCGTTTCGTCATCGAGCTCGCCGATGACGGCCCCCGCACCCGGGGCATGCAGGCGGGAGACCTCACGCAGGCGATCGACGAGGCGCGCTCCGAGATCGCATCAGCCGGGCACGTCGTCCGAGTGGACGGCGACGCCGGTGACGAGCGCATCCCGAGGGTGGCGGAGATCGCGTTCGCGCGAATCGTCCGCGAATCCGCAACCAACATCCTCAAGCACGCGGGGCCAGGCGAGGTGGACATCTGTCTGCAGGTCGACGATGAGCTCGTGGAGCTGACGATCACAAGCCCGCTTCCCGACACCCCGCGCCGGGATCTGCCGTCCAGCGGCACCGGGTTGAACCGGATGGCGGAGCGCGTTCTCGGCGCGAGTGGCGAGTTCAGCGCGGGTGCCGGGGACGGGCAGTGGCAGGTGCTCGCACGCCTCCCGCTCTCGTGA
- a CDS encoding membrane protein insertase YidC has translation MDTFAFPPLTLLLDGAYNALLSLSTLLEPLADTAASAMAVILVTLLVRCALIPVGVSQAKAEQMRARLAPKMRDLQKRLGKDRERLQRETMALYRDEQASPLAGCLPLLVQAAVVGTLYTLFLRPQIAGHANELLTHELFGAPLGTSLLHALGSGGLDLPTGLVWGAVLLIIIVIADITRRAFRPQVPAEGPLASPGMLSLMNGLHYLTAVFATFVPLAAALYLVVTVTWTLVQRALLRRRYPLPV, from the coding sequence ATGGACACCTTCGCCTTTCCTCCACTGACCCTTCTTCTCGACGGCGCATACAACGCGCTGCTCTCCCTCTCCACCCTGCTCGAGCCGCTGGCCGATACTGCCGCATCGGCAATGGCTGTGATCCTCGTCACACTCCTGGTGCGCTGTGCACTCATCCCGGTCGGCGTCTCCCAGGCCAAGGCGGAGCAGATGCGCGCGCGCCTGGCCCCCAAGATGCGCGACCTGCAGAAACGCCTTGGCAAGGATCGTGAACGGCTGCAGCGCGAGACGATGGCCCTGTACCGCGACGAGCAGGCCTCCCCCTTGGCCGGCTGCCTGCCACTGCTGGTGCAGGCGGCCGTCGTCGGTACGCTCTACACGCTGTTCCTGCGCCCGCAGATCGCCGGGCACGCGAACGAGCTGCTGACGCACGAGCTCTTCGGGGCACCGCTGGGCACCTCGCTGCTGCACGCGCTGGGCAGCGGTGGGCTGGACCTGCCGACCGGTCTCGTATGGGGCGCGGTGCTGCTGATCATCATCGTGATCGCCGACATCACCCGACGCGCGTTCCGCCCGCAGGTTCCGGCCGAGGGCCCGCTGGCCTCCCCCGGGATGCTGAGCCTGATGAACGGCCTGCATTACCTGACGGCGGTGTTCGCGACGTTCGTTCCACTGGCCGCAGCGCTGTACCTCGTCGTCACCGTGACCTGGACGCTCGTGCAGCGTGCGCTGCTGCGCCGGCGTTACCCATTGCCCGTGTGA
- a CDS encoding DUF6412 domain-containing protein, producing the protein MIESINALLLLSLTALGVVPLPSGLEAGGMLGVAAVLVAVAVIAIAVTLVSPLFGIRSTPHPRRAIDVSTLLSQSDPDAAGHPRPRAPGVAQAA; encoded by the coding sequence ATGATCGAGTCGATCAACGCGCTGCTGCTGCTCTCGCTGACGGCGCTCGGCGTCGTCCCGCTCCCCTCGGGCCTGGAGGCCGGCGGAATGCTGGGCGTCGCCGCCGTGCTGGTCGCGGTCGCCGTGATCGCCATCGCCGTGACGCTGGTCTCGCCGCTCTTCGGCATCCGCTCCACCCCGCACCCTCGCCGGGCCATCGATGTCTCCACCCTCCTCTCGCAGAGCGATCCGGATGCCGCCGGGCATCCGCGTCCGCGAGCACCGGGAGTCGCGCAAGCCGCGTGA
- a CDS encoding FHA domain-containing protein, which produces MTGRTEVDSAMTTHAEWGSGAPHLLVSRSGEDRSVFDLTADEVTIGSGQGSDLMLQGTDAVHATIVHDDRDEYVLTLHGAGEMNASSEPDHEGERTEVLRTGARFTLGEWTLVFGRAEYADHGRPFGGREGGELSDQLPQPERPDYPAERAGQDTVRTQEVKDG; this is translated from the coding sequence ATGACCGGGCGGACCGAGGTCGACAGCGCGATGACCACCCATGCCGAATGGGGGTCGGGCGCGCCGCACCTGCTGGTCTCTCGCAGCGGCGAGGATCGTTCCGTCTTCGATCTCACGGCGGACGAGGTCACGATCGGATCGGGGCAGGGCAGCGACCTGATGCTGCAGGGCACGGATGCCGTGCACGCCACGATCGTTCACGACGACCGCGACGAGTACGTGCTCACCCTGCACGGAGCGGGCGAGATGAATGCCAGCTCGGAGCCGGACCACGAGGGCGAGCGCACCGAGGTGCTGCGCACCGGCGCCCGGTTCACCCTGGGCGAGTGGACCCTCGTCTTCGGGCGGGCGGAATACGCCGATCACGGCCGTCCGTTCGGCGGACGCGAGGGCGGTGAACTCTCCGACCAGCTGCCGCAGCCTGAGCGGCCCGACTATCCCGCCGAACGTGCGGGCCAGGACACGGTCCGCACCCAGGAGGTCAAAGACGGATGA
- a CDS encoding CBS domain-containing protein yields the protein MTLTRDIMTAGAQCVGENDALTIAAELMRDLDVGALPICGEDGRLKGMLTDRDIVVKGIADGYDPDTTNAGRFAEGSPLTAQADDDIASVLELMREHQVRRVPVIDEQRLVGIVSQADIARSLDPDTTGDTVEHISREGQP from the coding sequence ATGACCCTGACGCGCGACATCATGACCGCGGGCGCCCAGTGCGTCGGAGAGAACGACGCTCTCACGATCGCCGCCGAGCTGATGCGCGATCTCGACGTGGGCGCACTGCCCATCTGCGGCGAGGACGGACGACTCAAGGGGATGCTGACCGACCGCGACATCGTCGTGAAAGGCATCGCCGACGGCTACGACCCCGACACCACCAACGCCGGACGGTTCGCGGAGGGCTCGCCCCTGACCGCTCAGGCCGACGACGACATCGCGAGCGTGCTCGAGCTCATGCGCGAGCACCAGGTGCGGCGGGTGCCCGTGATCGACGAGCAGCGGCTGGTGGGCATCGTCAGCCAGGCCGACATCGCACGCAGCCTCGACCCCGACACCACCGGCGACACCGTCGAGCACATCTCACGCGAGGGGCAGCCATGA